In Paraburkholderia flava, one genomic interval encodes:
- a CDS encoding anti-sigma factor family protein: MSMDEARLMAYVDGTLSMDERDDVEREIAGSSDAAECVAQLEASRLPYRGVRDAFAHQNLPPVPPALAARIDELARQHAPRSDARADHGQHGQQGQHYAESGNDAVGPDTSSQPQTPIRSRLRIAPAWLAVAFVAGAFCIGAVLRFAPDGAGMPTPWVQAATGYLQLYSRATVADARPDPDAVSHTIDAVRRDDRLALRVPDLRDAGMKFSEIQRLTFNGRPLVQLVYLPARGEPVALCVMKQPGPDQPIARQTANGMHVVTWRQGELVYALISASTDVDLAMLGQRIADRSFDQISGGGATPSNRRGESDDQGKWG, from the coding sequence ATGAGCATGGACGAAGCACGGTTGATGGCTTACGTCGACGGTACGCTGTCGATGGACGAGCGCGACGACGTCGAACGCGAGATCGCCGGTTCATCCGACGCCGCGGAATGCGTCGCGCAACTCGAAGCGTCGCGGCTGCCTTATCGTGGCGTGCGCGACGCGTTCGCGCATCAGAACCTGCCGCCTGTTCCGCCCGCGCTCGCGGCCCGCATCGACGAACTCGCGCGTCAGCATGCACCGCGCAGCGATGCGCGTGCGGACCACGGCCAGCATGGCCAGCAGGGCCAGCATTACGCCGAAAGCGGCAACGACGCAGTCGGCCCGGACACATCCTCCCAACCTCAAACACCGATCCGTTCGCGGCTGCGCATTGCGCCCGCGTGGCTCGCGGTGGCGTTCGTCGCGGGCGCGTTCTGCATCGGCGCAGTGCTGCGCTTCGCACCCGACGGCGCAGGCATGCCGACGCCCTGGGTGCAGGCCGCGACCGGTTATCTGCAGCTCTATTCGCGCGCGACCGTCGCCGATGCGCGGCCCGATCCCGATGCGGTCTCGCACACGATCGACGCAGTACGCCGCGACGACCGTCTCGCGCTGCGCGTGCCGGATCTGCGCGATGCCGGCATGAAGTTCAGCGAGATCCAGCGGCTGACTTTTAACGGCAGGCCGCTCGTGCAGCTTGTCTATCTGCCGGCGCGCGGCGAGCCGGTCGCGCTGTGCGTGATGAAGCAGCCCGGCCCCGATCAGCCGATCGCGCGACAGACCGCGAACGGCATGCACGTCGTCACGTGGCGTCAGGGTGAGCTGGTGTATGCGTTGATCTCGGCGTCGACCGACGTCGATCTCGCGATGCTCGGTCAACGCATCGCGGATCGCAGCTTCGACCAGATTTCAGGAGGCGGCGCGACGCCGTCGAATCGCCGGGGCGAGTCTGACGACCAGGGGAAATGGGGCTGA
- a CDS encoding RNA polymerase sigma factor, which translates to MAGPVIGAGSALVEALPQMLPRLWAFALRLSDDTHDAEDLVQLSCLRALERTHHLQPDTAPLSWMFSILHTMWLNELRARRVRQRSRVEWDDELVDSVADETASDPLAEAMHAQIIREVQQLPDAQRAVMLLVAVEGLSYQEAADALGVPIGTVMSRLSRARQTIGARFGAPRRAKMSRTT; encoded by the coding sequence ATGGCCGGACCTGTTATAGGCGCGGGCTCCGCGCTGGTGGAAGCGCTCCCGCAGATGCTGCCGAGGCTGTGGGCGTTCGCGCTCCGCCTGTCGGACGACACGCACGACGCGGAGGATCTTGTGCAACTATCCTGTCTGCGGGCACTCGAACGCACGCATCATCTGCAGCCGGATACTGCGCCGCTCAGCTGGATGTTTTCGATCCTGCATACGATGTGGCTCAACGAGTTGCGCGCGCGGCGGGTCAGGCAGCGTTCGCGGGTCGAGTGGGACGACGAACTCGTCGATTCAGTCGCGGACGAAACCGCGAGCGATCCGCTGGCCGAGGCGATGCATGCGCAGATCATCCGCGAAGTGCAGCAGTTGCCCGATGCGCAGCGCGCGGTGATGCTGCTGGTGGCCGTCGAAGGGTTGAGCTACCAGGAAGCCGCCGATGCGCTCGGCGTGCCGATCGGCACGGTGATGAGCCGGCTGTCGCGTGCGCGGCAGACGATCGGTGCTCGCTTCGGAGCCCCGAGACGAGCGAAAATGTCGAGAACGACGTAA
- a CDS encoding catalase family peroxidase: protein MHYPQDPAVPPRPVRRTRRRFYAVAAVSTTVVAGALFTVALHVRAENVPTPVRIVNQFERDSGRHPGFRRNHAKGVCVSGHFDSDGQGAGLSHASVFGRGSVPVIGRFSAPGGNPQQEDVDTTVRSFALLFRLKNGEQWRTAMNSAPVFMVATPQAVLEQLDASRPDPRTGRADPARLDAFQQRHPETRALLDWERGHPPSSGFDNAAYYSIDSFRLTDTAGATHAVRWRVEPQRAYQPVSDAPTDDPDFLAHELAHDVAQGPVRWHLVLTEARPGDPLDDATRAWPDDGLHREIDAGTLVIDRVQAQVDGPCRDVNFDPLVLPAGIAASNDPLLAARSTVYAESFRRRIGEEAQARQGDSSHGWTAWIATVKAWIEPSDLSGASREPRTD, encoded by the coding sequence ATGCACTACCCGCAAGATCCAGCTGTGCCCCCACGACCTGTCCGGCGGACCCGCCGCCGGTTCTACGCGGTCGCGGCCGTCAGCACGACCGTCGTGGCGGGCGCGCTGTTCACGGTGGCGCTGCACGTGCGCGCCGAAAATGTCCCGACCCCCGTACGCATCGTCAATCAGTTCGAACGCGACAGCGGACGTCATCCGGGCTTCCGGCGCAATCACGCGAAGGGCGTCTGCGTGAGCGGGCATTTCGATAGCGATGGGCAGGGCGCTGGGCTGTCGCATGCGTCGGTGTTCGGGCGCGGCAGCGTGCCGGTGATCGGTCGCTTCTCTGCGCCGGGCGGCAACCCGCAGCAGGAAGACGTCGACACCACGGTGCGCAGCTTCGCACTGCTGTTCAGACTGAAAAACGGCGAGCAGTGGCGCACAGCGATGAATTCCGCACCGGTGTTCATGGTCGCGACGCCGCAGGCCGTGCTCGAACAGCTCGATGCATCGCGACCCGATCCGCGCACGGGCCGCGCCGATCCCGCGCGACTCGACGCGTTCCAGCAACGGCATCCGGAAACGCGCGCGCTGCTCGACTGGGAACGCGGGCATCCGCCGTCGTCGGGTTTCGACAATGCCGCGTACTACAGCATCGATTCGTTTCGCCTCACCGACACAGCAGGCGCGACGCATGCGGTGCGCTGGCGCGTCGAACCGCAGCGCGCGTATCAGCCGGTGAGCGATGCGCCGACCGACGATCCCGATTTTCTCGCGCATGAGCTTGCACACGACGTCGCGCAGGGTCCGGTGCGCTGGCATCTCGTACTGACCGAAGCACGGCCCGGCGATCCGCTCGACGACGCGACGCGCGCATGGCCCGACGACGGTCTGCATCGCGAGATCGATGCAGGGACGCTGGTGATCGATCGTGTGCAGGCGCAGGTCGATGGACCGTGCCGCGACGTCAACTTCGATCCGCTGGTGCTGCCGGCCGGCATCGCTGCATCGAACGATCCGCTGCTCGCGGCGCGTTCGACGGTTTACGCGGAATCGTTTCGCCGTCGCATCGGCGAAGAAGCACAGGCACGGCAGGGCGATTCATCGCACGGATGGACCGCCTGGATCGCCACGGTGAAAGCGTGGATCGAACCGTCGGACTTGTCCGGCGCGTCTCGCGAACCACGCACCGACTGA